The stretch of DNA GACGACGTGCTGCGCCAAGCGCCGCTCTTCTCTGGTCTCGACGACGACGCCGCAGGAGCCCTCGAGGCCTCGATGTCCCCGCTGAGCCTGAAGCGTGGCGAGGTCCTCTTCAACGAGGGTGACGACGGCAACCAGCTGTACGTCGTCACCGAGGGCAAGATCAAGCTCGGACGCACGGCGCCCGACGGTCGCGAGAACCTGCTCGCCATCCTCGGCCCCGGCCAGATGTTCGGCGAGCTGTCGTTCTTCGACCCCGGACCCCGCTCGGCCACCGCGACGTCGGTCACCGACGTCACCGTCCAGAGCCTGAGCCACGAGGCCCTCACGCCGGTGCTGTCCAGCCACGCCGAGGTCGCCCTGGCGCTGCTCAACCAGCTCGCCGGTCGCCTGCGTCGCACCAACGAGGTCGTCGGCGACCTGGTGTTCTCCGACGTTCCCGGTCGCGTCGCCAAGGCCCTCCTGGACCTCGCGAGCCGCTTCGGGCGGAAGGCCGAGGACGGCGTGCACGTCAACCACGACCTCACCCAGGAGGAGCTGGCCCAGCTCGTCGGCGCCTCCCGCGAGACCGTCAACAAGGCGCTCGCCGACTTCGCGTCCCGCGGCTGGCTGCGCCTCGAGCCCCGCTCCGTCGTCATCCTCGACCTCGAACGCCTCCAGCGCCGCGCCCGCTGAGCCCGTCGCGACGAGCCCCCGACCGTGTGGTCGGGGGCTCGTGGCGTTGGGGGTCCTTGCGGGTGCGAGGGGGCGGCTTCGACTCGGCCTGCGGCTGCGTCGGTGCGGGTTCTCGCTCGGGTGGGGCTGCGCCGGCGCGGCTTCTCCTGGACCTGCTCTTCGAAAGCGCCTCGACCGGGCGGTTGGGTGGCGCGCTGGTCTGAGGTCTCGGGCTGTGGGTTGGTCTTGAGAGTCGAACGGTAGGTCTGCCACCGAATCGCCGTCGGCGGCGGGTCTGCCACCTTCTGAGCGCTGTACAGGTGGCAGATCCGCCGCCGAGGGGGTCAGACGTGGCAGTGCTTCTCCCTTCTCGTGGACCGTGCCACGAGAAGGAAGAATCTCGCGTCCCCCCAACGCAAAGGGCACCCACGATTCTTCATCCACGCGCCCGAGCCCGAACACTTCTGCGTTCACGACGGGATCCCGTAGCAAACGCAGACTCCTTGGCCTTCCGCACACGAACGCAGAATCCTGCGTCCACCCCGAGCGCAACCCACAGCCCGAGATCCCAGACCAGCGCGGTCGCCAGCCGCCCGGTCGAGGCCCTTGCGGAGCCCACACCCAGCGCCAGTTGAGGCAGCGCACCACCTAGCCCAGATCCCCTACGCCAGCGCACCAGCAGGTCCAGACCCCCCAGAGCAGCGCAGCCGCAGCCACGCAGCCCCCAGCCTCTACAACACCCCCCGCGGCCTGAACTGGACGCTGATGCGGGGACCGACGGGCTTGGCGGTCTTGAGGACGGCGTGCTCCCAGGTCCGTTGGCAGGAGCCGCCCATGACGAGGAGGTCGCCGTGGCCGACGACGAAGCCGATGGTGTCGCCGGCGCCGTGGTCGACGGGGCGCAGGCTGAGGCGGCGGGGCGCACCGAGGGACAGGATGGCGACCATGGTGTCCTCGGCCCGACCTCGACCGATGCGGTCGCCGTGCCAGGCGACGCTGTCGCGGCCGTCGCGGTAGTAGCAGAGGCCGGCGGTGACGAACTCCTCGCCGAGCTCGTCAGCGTAGTGCGCGTTCAGGGCGGCGCGGGCGGCGTCGAGCGCCGGGTGCGGGAGGGTGTCGGCGGCGCCGAAGTGCGCGAGCAGACGCGGGACGTCGACCGTCTCGTCGTACATCTGGCGACGCTCGGCCCGCCAGCGCACCTCCGTCTGCAAGGAGAGGAACAGCGGGTCGGCGCCCTGCACCCAGCCGGGACGGACGTCGACCCAGGCACCGTGCGTCAGCTCGCGACGCTGCACCGCAGCACCCAACGAGCCGACGACCGCCTCGTCGCCGACGTCGAGCAGCGAACCCTGGAACCACACCCCAGCAGGATAGGCTGGTTCGAACAGATGTTCTAGGTGCGACGCGCACGACGGGGTCCGATCCGCTGCGCGGAGCCCACTAGGCTGCTCCCATGAGCGCCTGGGACGCCCTGCTGGACCGCGTCGACGAGATCGTCGACACGCGCGCCCCCGTCGACGCCGAGGTGCAGTCCGAGCTCACCGAGCTGCTCCTCGGGGCCATGCGCGACGGCACCGCCGACCGCGAGCTCGACCCCGGCGAGGCGGGCCTCTGGCTCGCCGCGCTGCTGCGGACGCACGCCGACGTGCAGGACGCCGGAGAGCGTCGTGCCGACGACGCCCTGAGCACCCTGCGGGTCATCATCACCCGCTGGCTGCACCCCGGACGTCTCGACCAGGCGCCGCCGACCTTCGGCGCCTGAGGTCTACCAGCCCGCCCGGGCTCGGCGTCGACGTCCCGGACCCGTCGGTCCGGGACGTCGTCACGCGGTCACTGCTGCTTCTCGTCCGAGGCCGGCTCGGCACTGCTGTCGGTCGGCTCGACGACGAGCGCGAAGTCGCCGTCGTGCTCCTCGACGCCGACGACCACCGCGCCCTCGACCGCCTCCTGGCCGAGGCGGTGCCGCACGACGACGGGGTCGCTCTGCAGGTCCTTCCACAGCGAGACGCAGAGCGCGACCATGACGAACACGAACGGCACCGACGCGACGATGGTGATGTTCTGCAGGCCGGTCAACGCGTCGGACCCGCCGATCACGAGCATGATCGCGGCCACGGCACCCGTCAGCGCACCCCAGAAGATGACCGAGACGCGGCTCGGCTCCGTGGCGCCGCGCTCGCTGAGCGTGCCCATGACGATCGAGGCGGCGTCGGCGCCGGAGACGAAGAAGATTCCGACGAGGACCATGACGAGCACCGACGTGATGCCCGCCGCGGGGTACTTCTCCAGCAGCTGGAAGAGCGCGAAGTCCGAGGCGACGGAGCCGTCGGAGCCGATGAGGCCGCCGCTGGCGCGCTGCTCGAAGATGGCGGACCCGCCGAAGACGGCGAACCAGACGAGGCTCACGAGCGTGGGCACGAGGAGCACGCCGGTCACGAACTCGCGGATCGTGCGGCCGCGGCTGATGCGGGCGATGAACATGCCGACGAACGGCGTCCACGAGACCCACCAGGCCCAGTAGAAGATCGTCCAGCTCGACAGCCAGGCCTCCATCGCCTGGTCGCCGCTGGCGGCCGTGCGCGACGCCATCTCCGTCATCTGGGAGGCGTAGTCGCCCAACGTGGTCGGCAGCATGTTGAGGATGAACAGCGTCGGTCCGACGACGAACACGAACACGGCGAGGGCGAGCGCCAGCACCATGTTGGTGTTGGACAGCCACTGGATGCCGCGCTCGATGCCGGAGACGGCCGACAGGATGAACAGCACCGTCAGCACGGCGATGATGGCGACGAGGGCGATCTTGCCGGGCTGGTCGATCCAGCCGTTGAACTGCAGGCCGGCGCCGATCTGCAGGGCGCCGAGGCCGAGGCTCGCGGCGGAGCCGAAGAGGGTCGCGAAGATGGCCAGGATGTCGATGACGCGCCCGGCGGGACCCTCGGCACGGCGCCCGATCAGCGGGCGGAACGCCGAGGAGATGAGCTGCGAGCGGCCCTTGCGGAAGGTGCCGTAGGCGATGGCGATGCCCACCACCGCGTAGATGGCCCAGGGGTGCAGGCCCCAGTGGAACATCGTCGAGGCCATGGCGCTCTGCAGCGCCTCCTCGCTCTGCGGCTCACCGGTGCCCGGCGGCGGCGAAGCGAAGTGCGACAACGGCTCGGCGACGCCCCAGAACATCAGGCCGATGCCCATGCCGGCGCTGAACATCATGGC from Aeromicrobium erythreum encodes:
- a CDS encoding alpha-ketoglutarate-dependent dioxygenase AlkB, producing MWFQGSLLDVGDEAVVGSLGAAVQRRELTHGAWVDVRPGWVQGADPLFLSLQTEVRWRAERRQMYDETVDVPRLLAHFGAADTLPHPALDAARAALNAHYADELGEEFVTAGLCYYRDGRDSVAWHGDRIGRGRAEDTMVAILSLGAPRRLSLRPVDHGAGDTIGFVVGHGDLLVMGGSCQRTWEHAVLKTAKPVGPRISVQFRPRGVL
- a CDS encoding BCCT family transporter; this encodes MSTRTEHEHAPQARWRTRIDPVVFGVTGAVAIAFVVWGLVSTDGLKAASDASRSWVIVNTGWFFVLVASFFVLFVLWLAASKYGRVPLGEDDEKPEFRTVSWIAMMFSAGMGIGLMFWGVAEPLSHFASPPPGTGEPQSEEALQSAMASTMFHWGLHPWAIYAVVGIAIAYGTFRKGRSQLISSAFRPLIGRRAEGPAGRVIDILAIFATLFGSAASLGLGALQIGAGLQFNGWIDQPGKIALVAIIAVLTVLFILSAVSGIERGIQWLSNTNMVLALALAVFVFVVGPTLFILNMLPTTLGDYASQMTEMASRTAASGDQAMEAWLSSWTIFYWAWWVSWTPFVGMFIARISRGRTIREFVTGVLLVPTLVSLVWFAVFGGSAIFEQRASGGLIGSDGSVASDFALFQLLEKYPAAGITSVLVMVLVGIFFVSGADAASIVMGTLSERGATEPSRVSVIFWGALTGAVAAIMLVIGGSDALTGLQNITIVASVPFVFVMVALCVSLWKDLQSDPVVVRHRLGQEAVEGAVVVGVEEHDGDFALVVEPTDSSAEPASDEKQQ